The Piliocolobus tephrosceles isolate RC106 chromosome 2, ASM277652v3, whole genome shotgun sequence genome window below encodes:
- the CCR8 gene encoding C-C chemokine receptor type 8 isoform X1: protein MDYTLDPSMTTMTDYYYPDSLSSPCDGELIQRNDKLLLAVFYCLLFVFSLLGNSLVILVLVVCKKLRNITDIYLLNLALSDLLFVFSFPFQTYYQLDQWVFGTVMCKVVSGFYYIGFYSSMFFITLMSVDRYLAVVHAVYAIKVRTIRMGTTLSLAVWLTAIMATIPLLVFYQVASEDGVLQCYSFYNQQTLKWKIFTNFEMNILGLLIPFTIFMFCYIKILHQLKRCQNHNKTKAIRLVLIVVTASLLFWVPFNVVLFLTSLHSMHILDGCSISQQLNYATHVTEIISFTHCCVNPVIYAFVGEKFKKHLSEIFQKSCSHIFIYLGRQMPRESCEKSSSCQQHSSRSSSIDYIL, encoded by the coding sequence ATGGATTATACACTTGACCCCAGCATGACAACAATGACCGACTACTACTACCCTGATAGCCTCTCAAGCCCCTGTGATGGGGAACTTATCCAGAGAAACGACAAGTTGCTCCTTGCTGTCTTTTATTGCCTCCTGTTTGTATTCAGTCTTCTGGGAAACAGCCTGGTCATCCTGGTCCTTGTGGTCTGCAAGAAGCTGAGGAACATCACAGACATATACCTCTTGAACCTGGCCCTGTCTGACCTGCTTTttgtcttctccttcccctttcagACCTACTATCAGCTGGATCAGTGGGTGTTTGGGACTGTAATGTGCAAAGTGGTGtctggcttttattacattggcTTTTACAGCAGCATGTTTTTCATCACCCTCATGAGTGTGGACAGGTACCTGGCTGTTGTCCATGCTGTGTATGCCATAAAAGTGAGGACGATCAGGATGGGCACAACCCTGAGCCTGGCAGTATGGCTAACTGCCATTATGGCTACCATCCCATTGCTAGTGTTTTACCAAGTGGCCTCTGAAGATGGTGTTCTACAGTGTTATTCATTTTACAATCAACAGACTTTGAAGTGGAAGATCTTCACCAACTTTGAAATGAACATTTTAGGCTTGTTGATCCCATTCACCATCTTTATGTTCTGCTACATTAAAATCCTGCACCAGCTGAAGAGGtgtcaaaaccacaacaagaccAAGGCCATCAGGTTGGTGCTCATTGTGGTCACTGCATCTTTACTTTTCTGGGTCCCATTCAATGTAGTTCTTTTCCTCACTTCCTTGCACAGTATGCACATCTTGGATGGATGTAGCATAAGCCAACAGCTGAATTATGCCACCCATGTCACAGAAATCATTTCCTTTACTCACTGCTGTGTGAACCCTGTTATCTATGCTTTTGTAGGGGAGAAGTTCAAGAAACACCTCtcagaaatatttcagaaaagttGCAGTCATATCTTCATCTACCTAGGAAGACAAATGCCTAGGGAGAGCTGTGAAAAGTCATCATCCTGCCAGCAGCACTCCTCCCGTTCCTCCAGCATAGACTATATTTTGTGA
- the CCR8 gene encoding C-C chemokine receptor type 8 isoform X2, whose protein sequence is MDYTLDPSMTTMTDYYYPDSLSSPCDGELIQRNDKLLLAVFYCLLFVFSLLGNSLVILVLVVCKKLRNITDIYLLNLALSDLLFVFSFPFQTYYQLDQWVFGTVMCKVVSGFYYIGFYSSMFFITLMSVDRYLAVVHAVYAIKVRTIRMGTTLSLAVWLTAIMATIPLLVFYQVASEDGVLQCYSFYNQQTLKWKIFTNFEMNILGLLIPFTIFMFCYIKILHQLKRCQNHNKTKAIRGEVQETPLRNISEKLQSYLHLPRKTNA, encoded by the exons ATGGATTATACACTTGACCCCAGCATGACAACAATGACCGACTACTACTACCCTGATAGCCTCTCAAGCCCCTGTGATGGGGAACTTATCCAGAGAAACGACAAGTTGCTCCTTGCTGTCTTTTATTGCCTCCTGTTTGTATTCAGTCTTCTGGGAAACAGCCTGGTCATCCTGGTCCTTGTGGTCTGCAAGAAGCTGAGGAACATCACAGACATATACCTCTTGAACCTGGCCCTGTCTGACCTGCTTTttgtcttctccttcccctttcagACCTACTATCAGCTGGATCAGTGGGTGTTTGGGACTGTAATGTGCAAAGTGGTGtctggcttttattacattggcTTTTACAGCAGCATGTTTTTCATCACCCTCATGAGTGTGGACAGGTACCTGGCTGTTGTCCATGCTGTGTATGCCATAAAAGTGAGGACGATCAGGATGGGCACAACCCTGAGCCTGGCAGTATGGCTAACTGCCATTATGGCTACCATCCCATTGCTAGTGTTTTACCAAGTGGCCTCTGAAGATGGTGTTCTACAGTGTTATTCATTTTACAATCAACAGACTTTGAAGTGGAAGATCTTCACCAACTTTGAAATGAACATTTTAGGCTTGTTGATCCCATTCACCATCTTTATGTTCTGCTACATTAAAATCCTGCACCAGCTGAAGAGGtgtcaaaaccacaacaagaccAAGGCCATCAG GGGAGAAGTTCAAGAAACACCTCtcagaaatatttcagaaaagttGCAGTCATATCTTCATCTACCTAGGAAGACAAATGCCTAG
- the LOC111555572 gene encoding heterogeneous nuclear ribonucleoprotein A1-like → MHKIIKNFGWARWLTPVIPALWETKAGRSLEVRSSRPTWSIWRNSISTKNTKISLSACKCHRRSTVRVSLLTAVMSKSESPEEPEQLRKLFIGGLSFETTNESLRSHFKQWGTLTDCVVMRYPNTKRSRGCGFVTYATVEEVDAAMNARPRKVDGRTVKPKRAVSREDSQRPGAHLTVKKIFVGGIKEDTEEHHLRDCFEQYGKIEVIEIMTDRGSGKKRGFAFITFDNHDSVDKTVIQKYHTVNGHNYEARKALSKQEIASASSSQRGRSGSGNFGGGCGGDFGGNGNFGGEGNFSGCGGFGGSHGGGGYGGSGDGHNGFGNDGSNFRGGGSYNDFVNYDNQSSHFGPMKGGNFGGGSSGPSGGRGQYLAKPRNQGAYDSSSSSSSYGSGRRF, encoded by the coding sequence atgcacaaaattattaaaaattttggctgggcccggtggctcactcctgtaatcccagcactttgggagaccaaggcaggcagatcacttgaggtcaggagttcaagaccaacctggtcaatatggcgaaattccatctctactaaaaatacaaaaattagcctttcTGCCTGTAAATGCCACCGAAGAAGCACCGTTAGAGTCTCTCTTCTCACTGCCGTCATGTCTAAGTCAGAGTCTCCTGAAGAACCCGAACAGCTGAGGAAGCTCTTCATTGGAGGGTTGAGCTTTGAAACAACCAATGAGAGTCTGAGGAGCCATTTTAAGCAATGGGGAACGCTCACAGACTGTGTGGTAATGAGATATCCAAACACCAAGCGCTCCAggggctgtgggtttgtcacatatgccaCTGTGGAGGAGGTGGATGCAGCCATGAATGCAAGGCCACGTAAGGTAGATGGAAGAACTGTGAAACCAAAGAGAGCTGTCTCAAGAGAAGATTCTCAAAGACCAGGTGCCCATTTAactgtgaaaaagatatttgttggtggcattaaagaagacactgaagaacatcaccTAAGAGATTGTTTTGAACAGTATGGGAAAATTGAAGTGATTGAAATCATGACTGACCGaggcagtggcaagaaaagggGCTTTGCCTTTATAACCTTTGACAACCATGACTCCGTGGATAAGACTGTCATTCAGAAATACCATACTGTGAATGGCCATAACTATGAAGCTAGGAAAGCTTTGTCAAAGCAAGAGATAGCTAGTGCTTCATCCAGCCAAAGAGGTCGAAGTGGTTCTGGAAATTTTGGTGGTGGCTGTGGAGGTGATTTTGGTGGGAATGGCAACTTTGGTGGTGAAGGAAACTTCAGTGGTTGTGGTGGCTTTGGTGGCAGCCATGGTGGTGGTGgatatggtggcagtggggatggccATAATGGATTTGGTAATGATGGAAGCAATTTTAGAGGTGGTGGAAGCTACAATGATTTTGTCAATTACGACAATCAGTCTTCACATTTTGGACCCATGAAGGGAGGAAACTTTGGAGGCGGAAGCTCTGGCCCCTCTGGTGGTAGAGGCCAATACTTGGCCAAACCACGAAACCAAGGTGCCTATGACAgttccagcagcagcagtagctatggcagtggcagaagattttaa
- the LOC116418719 gene encoding uncharacterized protein LOC116418719 has protein sequence MGPASALGPGCRRRELGPSPGGLEEGEGMALVRRSALSRGLSYVCACKHAATGVWSLLVRELRARNNPAARITRRSSLAPQTPRLCSPAHLAPPQASAPEEMRFCVSGDGGSARRTL, from the coding sequence ATGGGGCCCGCGAGTGCTCTGGGCCCAGGGTGCCGTCGACGGGAGCTTGGGCCTAGCCCTGGAGGCCTTGAAGAAGGCGAGGGGATGGCGCTAGTCCGGCGAAGCGCTTTAAGCCGAGGGCTGTCTTACGTCTGTGCCTGTAAGCACGCAGCCACCGGGGTTTGGAGCCTGCTAGTCCGGGAGCTGCGGGCGCGGAACAATCCCGCCGCCAGAATTACGCGCCGCTCTTCACTGGCGCCGCAGACTCCGCGGCTCTGCTCTCCTGCCCATCTTGCCCCGCCGCAGGCTTCAGCACCGGAGGAGATGAGGTTCTGTGTATCCGGGGATGGAGGAAGCGCCAGACGAACTCTGTAG